In Massilia violaceinigra, the following are encoded in one genomic region:
- a CDS encoding response regulator — MVIDDHFDAARMLRMVLEEGGHRVRVEWDPFRVLARAAEEDIDVFLLDIGLPGMDGNELAQTIRAIPRAASATLVAVTGRGKEYGRAAALAAGFDHYFVKPANLGELLALLSEIAPRSRPG, encoded by the coding sequence TTGGTTATCGACGACCATTTTGACGCGGCGCGCATGCTGCGCATGGTGTTGGAGGAAGGCGGACATCGCGTGCGGGTCGAGTGGGATCCTTTCCGCGTTCTCGCGCGCGCCGCAGAGGAGGACATCGACGTTTTTCTGCTGGACATCGGGCTGCCGGGGATGGACGGCAATGAGCTAGCCCAGACGATCAGGGCCATTCCGCGCGCCGCGTCGGCCACCTTGGTGGCGGTGACCGGCCGAGGGAAGGAATACGGACGTGCAGCAGCCTTGGCGGCAGGCTTCGATCATTATTTCGTGAAGCCCGCCAATCTCGGGGAGCTCTTGGCGCTGCTCTCCGAGATCGCCCCGCGCTCTCGGCCGGGGTGA